The following coding sequences are from one Frigoribacterium sp. Leaf415 window:
- the purB gene encoding adenylosuccinate lyase — MTLPPQPLSPLDGRYRSSVGTLGDHLSEAGLNRARVHVEVEWLIAQTDRGAFGSTPLDDEQKRALRAVVADFGQAAIDELAGLEATTRHDVKAVEYFVRARLAEFGLDGIAELTHFACTSEDINNLSYAVTVKAALFDVWLPAFDAVLAALTTWATDARDVPMLAHTHGQPATPTTVGKEFAVFAHRLQRLRSQIVGTEFLGKFSGATGTFSAHVVADPGLDWPETARAFVEDALGLTFNPLTTQIESHDWQAELYSRVAHANRVLHNLATDVWSYISMGYFTQIPQAGATGSSTMPHKINPIRFENAEANLEISSALFDSLASTLVTSRQQRDLTDSSAQRNIGVAFGHSMLALDNLRRGLGEIAVGTVTLESDLDSNWEVLGEAIQTVIRAEVVAGRSSIDDPYAMLKELTRGKRVGQAELVAFVEGLDVSDEAKRRLVALTPATYTGIASQLVDRLA, encoded by the coding sequence ATGACGTTGCCTCCTCAGCCCCTCAGCCCGCTCGACGGCCGTTACCGTTCGTCGGTCGGCACGCTGGGGGACCACCTCAGCGAGGCGGGGCTCAACCGGGCCCGCGTGCACGTCGAGGTCGAGTGGCTGATCGCCCAGACCGACCGCGGCGCGTTCGGCTCGACCCCGCTCGACGACGAGCAGAAGCGGGCACTGCGGGCCGTCGTCGCCGACTTCGGCCAGGCCGCGATCGACGAGCTCGCCGGCCTCGAGGCGACGACCCGACACGACGTCAAGGCGGTCGAGTACTTCGTCCGGGCCCGTCTGGCCGAGTTCGGGCTCGACGGGATCGCCGAACTCACCCACTTCGCCTGCACCAGCGAGGACATCAACAACCTCTCGTACGCGGTCACCGTCAAGGCGGCCCTGTTCGACGTCTGGCTGCCGGCCTTCGACGCCGTGCTCGCCGCCCTCACCACCTGGGCGACCGATGCCCGCGACGTGCCGATGCTCGCGCACACCCACGGGCAGCCGGCGACGCCGACCACGGTCGGAAAAGAGTTCGCCGTCTTCGCGCACCGCCTCCAGCGCCTGCGCTCGCAGATCGTCGGCACCGAGTTCCTCGGCAAGTTCAGCGGGGCGACCGGCACGTTCTCGGCCCACGTCGTCGCCGACCCCGGTCTGGACTGGCCCGAGACGGCCCGCGCCTTCGTCGAGGACGCCCTGGGGCTGACCTTCAACCCGCTGACGACGCAGATCGAGTCGCACGACTGGCAGGCCGAGCTCTACTCGCGCGTCGCCCACGCCAACCGTGTGCTGCACAACCTCGCCACCGACGTGTGGTCGTACATCTCGATGGGCTACTTCACGCAGATCCCGCAGGCGGGGGCGACCGGGTCGTCGACCATGCCCCACAAGATCAACCCGATCCGCTTCGAGAACGCCGAGGCGAACCTCGAGATCTCGTCGGCGCTCTTCGACTCGCTGGCCTCGACCCTGGTCACCAGCCGCCAGCAGCGCGACCTCACCGACTCGTCGGCCCAGCGCAACATCGGGGTCGCCTTCGGCCACTCGATGCTCGCGCTCGACAACCTGCGCCGCGGCCTCGGCGAGATCGCCGTCGGCACCGTGACGCTCGAGTCCGACCTCGACTCCAACTGGGAGGTCCTCGGCGAGGCGATCCAGACCGTGATCCGCGCCGAGGTCGTCGCCGGGCGATCGTCGATCGACGACCCGTACGCGATGCTCAAAGAGCTCACCCGTGGCAAGCGGGTCGGGCAGGCCGAACTGGTCGCGTTCGTCGAGGGCCTCGACGTGTCCGACGAGGCGAAGCGGCGCCTCGTGGCCCTGACCCCGGCGACCTACACGGGCATCGCGTCGCAGCTGGTCGACCGCCTGGCCTGA
- a CDS encoding DUF308 domain-containing protein, with protein sequence MTPAHHDSGATAPVASPDPSDRGVDPSLSAYWPVPVLRAVPALAAAAAITFTPDHSPQVGLLAFGSAAVVGGVVLAVGSALRLSDRSSRTIAVLQGVVGAVIGALCLVFSHGQLPVLVAFVTAWAVLTGVLELLTGLRRRRRSPLARDWTTVGVLTLALAVVFLVVPPDYSQQLGGIEQIEGEVTSSTVLVGILGAYGALVGVFLVIAGLSLKWQTGHPAAADTPDDKARTS encoded by the coding sequence GTGACGCCTGCGCACCACGACTCCGGCGCGACCGCCCCCGTGGCGTCGCCCGACCCCTCGGACCGGGGCGTCGACCCGTCGCTCTCCGCGTACTGGCCCGTCCCCGTGCTGCGTGCCGTCCCCGCCCTCGCGGCCGCCGCGGCCATCACCTTCACCCCCGACCACTCGCCCCAGGTCGGCCTGCTCGCCTTCGGCTCGGCGGCGGTCGTCGGCGGCGTCGTGCTCGCCGTGGGGTCGGCCCTGCGCCTCTCCGACCGCTCGAGCCGCACCATCGCCGTGCTGCAGGGCGTCGTCGGGGCCGTGATCGGCGCCCTCTGCCTCGTCTTCTCGCACGGGCAGTTGCCCGTGCTGGTCGCCTTCGTCACGGCCTGGGCCGTGCTGACGGGCGTCCTCGAACTGCTCACCGGCCTGCGCCGTCGCCGTCGTTCGCCGCTCGCCCGTGACTGGACGACCGTCGGCGTGCTGACCCTGGCCCTGGCCGTGGTCTTCCTCGTCGTCCCGCCGGACTACAGCCAGCAGCTCGGCGGCATCGAGCAGATCGAGGGCGAAGTGACGTCCTCGACCGTGCTCGTCGGCATCCTGGGCGCCTACGGCGCCCTGGTCGGCGTGTTCCTCGTGATCGCCGGCCTCTCGCTCAAATGGCAGACCGGGCACCCGGCCGCTGCCGACACCCCTGACGACAAGGCACGAACGTCATGA
- a CDS encoding fatty acid desaturase family protein — translation MTATVPTTTRTAQPRIVHAPAGAAPAGFRPTVAGQVGKPTSTYSSLLKSVREAGLLQRRTGFYVTVFVVLVVCLGGAAAGFVLLGSSWFQLLIAGALGIILTQFAFLTHEAAHRQVFESGTRNDKVGRVLAAGVVGISYAWWMTKHSRHHANPNTKGKDPDIAFDTISFLEEDAAKQRGVLGFITRRQGYFFFPLLLGEGVNLHVTSFRTLLGRDKIEGRALEITLIAVRLVAYFGVVFWFLPVGMAFAFIGVQMAVFGLYMGSSFAPNHKGMPIIPEGAKVDFLSKQVLTSRNITGRHSTAFMGGLNYQIEHHLFPSMARPNLRAASALVKAHCAEHGIPYTETTIGKSYAIVIRYLNRVGLSARDPFDCPAAYALRPR, via the coding sequence ATGACCGCCACCGTCCCCACGACCACCCGAACCGCGCAGCCGCGCATCGTCCACGCACCGGCAGGTGCGGCGCCCGCCGGGTTCCGTCCCACCGTCGCGGGCCAGGTCGGCAAGCCGACCAGCACCTACTCGAGCCTGCTCAAGTCCGTGCGTGAGGCAGGCCTGCTGCAGCGTCGCACCGGCTTCTACGTCACGGTCTTCGTCGTGCTGGTGGTCTGCCTCGGCGGCGCGGCCGCCGGCTTCGTCCTGCTGGGCTCGAGCTGGTTCCAGTTGCTGATCGCCGGGGCCCTGGGCATCATCCTCACGCAGTTCGCGTTCCTCACGCACGAGGCCGCGCACCGTCAGGTGTTCGAGTCGGGCACGCGCAACGACAAGGTCGGTCGCGTGCTCGCCGCCGGCGTCGTGGGCATCAGCTACGCGTGGTGGATGACCAAGCACAGCCGTCACCACGCCAACCCCAACACCAAGGGCAAAGACCCCGACATCGCGTTCGACACGATCTCGTTCCTCGAAGAGGACGCGGCGAAGCAGCGCGGCGTGCTCGGCTTCATCACCCGCCGCCAGGGCTACTTCTTCTTCCCGCTGCTGCTCGGCGAGGGCGTCAACCTGCACGTGACGTCGTTCCGCACGCTGCTCGGTCGCGACAAGATCGAGGGCCGGGCGCTCGAGATCACGCTGATCGCCGTGCGGCTGGTCGCCTACTTCGGCGTCGTCTTCTGGTTCCTGCCGGTCGGCATGGCCTTCGCCTTCATCGGCGTGCAGATGGCCGTCTTCGGTCTCTACATGGGGTCGTCGTTCGCCCCGAACCACAAGGGCATGCCGATCATCCCCGAGGGCGCCAAGGTCGACTTCCTCAGCAAGCAGGTCCTCACCTCGCGCAACATCACGGGTCGGCACTCGACCGCGTTCATGGGCGGGCTGAACTACCAGATCGAGCACCACCTCTTCCCGAGCATGGCGCGTCCGAACCTGCGTGCGGCCAGCGCCCTGGTCAAGGCGCACTGCGCCGAGCACGGCATCCCCTACACCGAGACCACGATCGGCAAGTCCTACGCGATCGTCATCCGGTACCTCAACCGCGTCGGCCTCTCGGCCCGCGACCCGTTCGACTGCCCCGCGGCGTACGCGCTGCGTCCCCGCTAG
- the idi gene encoding isopentenyl-diphosphate Delta-isomerase: MTREISTHPQPTSGDRPGAHDELVVLLDDEGTPIGTTAKATVHTATTPLHLAFSCHVTDDLGRVLVTRRALSKKTWPGVWTNSFCGHPAPGESPAEALMRRAHQELGMEVRDVEVILPDFRYLATDASGVVENEICPVFTARAVGLPDPSPDEVAEWAWVEPAELRDAVAAAPFAFSPWLGWQLAAWPA, translated from the coding sequence ATGACCCGTGAGATCTCGACGCATCCCCAGCCGACGTCCGGTGACCGCCCGGGCGCGCACGACGAGCTCGTGGTGCTGCTCGACGACGAGGGCACGCCCATCGGCACCACCGCGAAGGCGACCGTGCACACCGCCACGACGCCGCTGCACCTGGCCTTCAGCTGCCACGTGACCGACGACCTCGGCCGCGTCCTCGTCACGCGTCGTGCCCTGTCGAAGAAGACCTGGCCCGGCGTCTGGACCAACTCGTTCTGCGGCCACCCCGCCCCCGGCGAGTCGCCGGCCGAGGCGCTGATGCGCCGCGCCCACCAAGAGCTCGGCATGGAGGTCCGCGACGTCGAGGTGATCCTGCCCGACTTCCGGTACCTCGCCACCGACGCCTCGGGCGTGGTCGAGAACGAGATCTGCCCGGTCTTCACGGCCCGCGCCGTCGGCTTGCCCGACCCCTCGCCCGACGAGGTCGCCGAATGGGCCTGGGTCGAGCCCGCCGAGCTGCGCGACGCCGTCGCGGCCGCGCCGTTCGCCTTCTCGCCCTGGTTGGGCTGGCAACTGGCCGCCTGGCCCGCCTGA
- a CDS encoding polyprenyl synthetase family protein, with translation MDGDHLHAGTRARHDRVDAVLDDFFALAKRRAESVGWRYVDLWSVLERNSAGGKRFRPRMVFTVYDALGGADDEAVARVGAAFELLHTALIVHDDVIDRDFSRRGIPNVSGSYRDTATTAGIPTPAAEHRGMSAAVIAGDLALTGASRMLLGIGCADHVRTRLLDLLDEAIFVSAGGEMVDVEFSLSADLPTVDEILDMERAKTAVYSFEAPLQAGAVLAGAVEAVVTAVGDFGREVGVAYQVVDDLLGVFGTEEATGKTTRGDLREGKRTVLVAHAATTDEWFTIQPFIGKADLSEAEAEHVRGRLEVCGARAFAEGLVEQHARRALDVLDRPEVPESLREALTPVVQDVLERVR, from the coding sequence GTGGACGGTGATCACCTGCACGCAGGCACGCGGGCGAGACACGATCGTGTCGACGCCGTCCTCGACGACTTCTTCGCCCTGGCCAAGCGCCGGGCCGAGTCCGTGGGCTGGCGCTACGTCGACCTGTGGTCGGTGCTCGAGCGCAACAGCGCCGGGGGCAAGCGCTTCCGGCCCCGCATGGTCTTCACGGTCTACGACGCCCTCGGGGGCGCCGACGACGAGGCCGTGGCCCGCGTCGGCGCGGCCTTCGAGCTGCTGCACACGGCCCTGATCGTCCACGACGACGTGATCGACCGCGACTTCTCGCGACGCGGCATCCCCAACGTCTCGGGCAGCTACCGCGACACCGCGACGACGGCGGGCATCCCGACCCCCGCGGCCGAGCACCGGGGCATGTCGGCCGCCGTCATCGCCGGCGACCTCGCCCTGACCGGGGCCAGCCGCATGCTGCTCGGCATCGGCTGCGCCGACCACGTCCGCACGCGGTTGCTCGACCTGCTCGACGAGGCGATCTTCGTCAGCGCGGGTGGAGAGATGGTCGACGTCGAGTTCTCGCTGTCCGCCGACCTGCCGACCGTCGACGAGATCCTCGACATGGAACGCGCCAAGACGGCCGTCTACTCGTTCGAGGCGCCGCTGCAGGCGGGCGCCGTCCTGGCCGGGGCGGTCGAGGCCGTCGTCACGGCGGTCGGCGACTTCGGCCGCGAGGTCGGGGTCGCGTACCAGGTGGTCGACGACCTGCTCGGGGTCTTCGGCACCGAGGAGGCCACCGGCAAGACCACACGCGGCGACCTGCGCGAGGGCAAGCGCACGGTGCTCGTCGCGCACGCCGCGACCACCGACGAGTGGTTCACGATCCAGCCGTTCATCGGCAAGGCCGACCTCAGCGAGGCCGAGGCCGAGCACGTCCGCGGCCGCCTCGAGGTCTGCGGCGCCCGCGCCTTCGCCGAGGGGCTCGTCGAGCAGCACGCCCGCCGCGCGCTGGACGTACTCGACCGTCCCGAGGTGCCCGAGTCGCTGCGCGAGGCGCTGACGCCGGTCGTCCAGGACGTCCTCGAGAGGGTGCGATGA
- a CDS encoding phytoene/squalene synthase family protein, with protein sequence MTGLSLYDSVADATAGGVIRRYSTSFGLASRLLGGEVRQHVENVYALVRIADEIVDGPATEAGLGAEAAGRLLDGFEAETERALVEGFSPNLVVHAFARTARATGFGAELTAPFFASMRADLSAREHDQASFDAYVYGSAEVVGLMCLKAFLQGHSFPPSTVAELEEGARRLGAAFQKVNFLRDLAADFEQLGRSYFPGVDVTTFDEQTKTRLVRDIDDDLRVSGEIIPVLPTTSRRAVALAHGLFAELNRRLEATPASSLVRARVRVPNPVKVRIAAGAAAGRVTRLPEARA encoded by the coding sequence ATGACGGGCCTGTCGCTGTACGACTCCGTGGCCGACGCGACCGCGGGCGGCGTGATCCGCCGCTACTCGACGTCCTTCGGTCTGGCCTCGCGCCTGCTGGGCGGCGAGGTGCGGCAGCACGTCGAGAACGTGTACGCGCTCGTGCGCATCGCGGACGAGATCGTCGACGGTCCTGCGACCGAGGCCGGTCTGGGCGCCGAGGCCGCGGGCCGGTTGCTCGACGGCTTCGAGGCCGAGACCGAGCGCGCCCTGGTCGAGGGCTTCAGCCCGAACCTGGTCGTGCACGCCTTCGCCCGCACCGCCCGCGCCACCGGTTTCGGTGCCGAGCTGACGGCCCCCTTCTTCGCCTCGATGCGGGCCGACCTCAGCGCCCGCGAGCACGACCAGGCCTCGTTCGACGCGTACGTGTACGGCTCGGCCGAGGTCGTCGGGCTGATGTGCCTGAAGGCGTTCCTGCAGGGGCACTCCTTCCCACCGAGCACGGTCGCCGAGCTCGAAGAAGGGGCCCGCCGCCTGGGCGCCGCCTTCCAGAAGGTGAACTTCCTGCGTGACCTCGCGGCCGACTTCGAACAGCTCGGCCGCAGCTACTTCCCCGGGGTCGACGTGACCACGTTCGACGAGCAGACGAAGACGAGACTGGTGCGAGACATCGACGACGACCTCCGCGTGAGCGGCGAGATCATCCCCGTGCTGCCGACGACCTCGCGTCGGGCGGTGGCACTGGCCCACGGCCTGTTCGCCGAGCTGAACCGGCGTCTCGAGGCGACCCCCGCCTCCTCGCTGGTCCGGGCGCGCGTGCGCGTGCCGAACCCGGTCAAGGTGCGCATCGCCGCGGGGGCCGCGGCCGGCCGCGTCACGCGCCTGCCCGAGGCCCGCGCATGA
- the crtI gene encoding phytoene desaturase family protein yields the protein MSRDTVDRGATGAGTGEPDESHGLSVTRHGRRVVVIGGGISGLASAALLAREGHEVTLLEKNDEVGGRAGSWSHEGFRFDLGPSWYLMPEVFDHFFRLMGTSAAERLDLVELDPGYRVLFEPTPDDPSASAPIDVPRGLEQNVELFERVEPGSGERMRRYLRSARDTYDIAKRRFLYTSFGSLAPLLRGDVLVRLPKLARLLLTSLDSFASRTVTDPRLRQILGYPAVFLGSSPFDTPSMYHLMSTLDLDDGVLYPQGGLISVIEAIRDVAVEAGVTVVTGASVTQIVTQPLAAEGAALPRGSKATAEATGVDWVDAEGATHRVDADLVVSAADLHHTETQLLPRELRTYDSSYWAKKNPGPSALLLYLGVEGEIPELEHHTLLFARDWHENFDLIFGADKRIPDPPSLYVCKPSTVDPSTAPAGHTNLFVLVPLPADPALGSGDVDGDGDPMIERLADGVIAQIAEWANVPDLADRVVVRRTRGPRDFVDDVNAWSGSMLGPAHTLAQSALFRTGNVSTRVDSLFYAGGSVRPGIGLPMCLISAEVLLKNLRGDTSTEPLPEPSAARSTPSESAAG from the coding sequence ATGAGCCGCGACACGGTCGACCGCGGGGCCACGGGCGCCGGCACCGGTGAGCCCGACGAGTCGCACGGCCTCAGCGTCACCCGCCACGGCCGCCGCGTCGTCGTGATCGGCGGCGGCATCAGCGGCCTGGCCTCGGCTGCACTGCTGGCCCGCGAAGGCCACGAGGTCACCCTGCTCGAGAAGAACGACGAGGTCGGGGGCCGCGCCGGGTCGTGGAGCCACGAGGGCTTCCGCTTCGACCTCGGCCCGAGCTGGTACCTCATGCCCGAGGTCTTCGACCACTTCTTCCGCCTCATGGGCACGTCGGCGGCCGAGCGCCTCGACCTCGTCGAACTCGACCCGGGCTACCGCGTGCTGTTCGAGCCGACGCCCGACGACCCCTCGGCCAGCGCACCGATCGACGTGCCCCGTGGGCTCGAGCAGAACGTCGAGCTCTTCGAGCGCGTCGAGCCCGGCAGCGGCGAGCGCATGCGCCGGTACCTGCGCTCGGCCCGCGACACCTACGACATCGCCAAGCGGCGGTTCCTCTACACGAGCTTCGGCAGCCTCGCACCGCTGCTGCGCGGCGACGTGCTGGTGCGCCTGCCCAAGCTGGCTCGGCTGCTGCTGACGAGCCTCGACTCGTTCGCCTCCCGCACGGTGACCGACCCGCGCCTCCGTCAGATCCTGGGGTACCCCGCGGTCTTCCTCGGCTCGTCGCCGTTCGACACCCCGAGCATGTACCACCTGATGAGCACGCTCGACCTCGACGACGGTGTGCTGTACCCGCAGGGCGGCCTGATCTCGGTGATCGAGGCGATCCGCGACGTGGCCGTCGAGGCCGGGGTGACCGTCGTGACCGGTGCGTCCGTGACGCAGATCGTCACGCAGCCGCTCGCGGCCGAGGGTGCGGCCCTGCCGCGCGGCTCGAAGGCGACCGCCGAGGCGACCGGGGTCGACTGGGTCGACGCCGAGGGCGCGACGCACCGCGTCGACGCCGACCTCGTGGTCAGCGCGGCCGACCTGCACCACACCGAGACGCAGCTGCTGCCGCGCGAGCTGCGCACCTACGACTCGTCGTACTGGGCGAAGAAGAACCCCGGGCCGAGCGCCCTGCTGCTCTACCTCGGCGTCGAGGGCGAGATCCCCGAGCTCGAGCACCACACGTTGCTCTTCGCCCGCGACTGGCACGAGAACTTCGACCTGATCTTCGGCGCCGACAAGCGCATCCCCGACCCGCCGTCGCTGTACGTCTGCAAACCGAGCACGGTCGACCCGTCGACGGCGCCCGCCGGTCACACGAACCTCTTCGTCCTGGTGCCGCTGCCCGCCGACCCGGCGCTCGGCTCGGGTGACGTCGACGGTGACGGCGACCCGATGATCGAGCGGCTCGCCGACGGCGTCATCGCCCAGATCGCCGAGTGGGCGAACGTGCCCGACCTCGCCGACCGCGTCGTCGTCCGACGCACCCGCGGACCGCGCGACTTCGTCGACGACGTCAACGCCTGGAGCGGCAGCATGCTCGGCCCCGCGCACACGCTCGCCCAGAGCGCCTTGTTCCGCACCGGCAACGTCTCGACCCGCGTCGACTCGCTGTTCTACGCCGGCGGTTCGGTCCGCCCGGGCATCGGCCTGCCGATGTGCCTGATCAGCGCCGAGGTGCTGCTGAAGAACCTGCGCGGCGACACGAGCACCGAGCCGCTCCCCGAGCCGTCGGCGGCCCGGTCGACGCCGTCCGAGTCCGCCGCCGGCTGA
- a CDS encoding lycopene cyclase domain-containing protein, which produces MGFLYLAALLVSLFGMVMLDRRFHLFFWRDVPRAAVTLLVGVVFFLIWDVVGIDLGIFFRGETSFMTGVLVATELPLEEVFFLALLCYLTMNLLAGARMAAAVVLDRRDASRAGRPVDGVPS; this is translated from the coding sequence ATGGGGTTCCTGTACCTCGCGGCGCTGCTCGTCTCGCTGTTCGGCATGGTGATGCTCGACCGCAGGTTCCACCTGTTCTTCTGGCGCGACGTCCCCCGGGCGGCGGTGACGTTGCTGGTCGGCGTCGTGTTCTTCCTGATCTGGGACGTCGTGGGCATCGACCTCGGCATCTTCTTCCGGGGCGAGACCTCGTTCATGACCGGCGTCCTCGTGGCGACCGAGCTGCCGCTCGAAGAGGTCTTCTTCCTGGCGCTGCTCTGCTACCTGACGATGAACCTGCTGGCCGGAGCCCGGATGGCGGCGGCGGTCGTGCTCGACCGGCGTGACGCGAGCCGGGCCGGTCGCCCGGTGGACGGCGTGCCGTCGTGA
- a CDS encoding lycopene cyclase domain-containing protein: protein MTYWAVNAVFLSIVAVLGVLALVAAGVRGRAARASSSPAETSRRRRERLLGAGLATGVLLVMTAVFDNVMIGIGLVGYDAARISGVFVGIAPLEDFAYAIAALVLLPSVWVLLGGPKTPRAPAAPAAGGATPVKEARS from the coding sequence GTGACCTACTGGGCCGTCAACGCGGTGTTCCTGTCGATCGTCGCCGTGCTCGGAGTATTGGCGCTGGTGGCCGCAGGGGTGCGTGGCCGGGCCGCGCGCGCCTCCTCGTCCCCGGCCGAGACGTCGCGTCGGCGGCGCGAACGGCTGCTGGGCGCAGGCCTCGCGACCGGCGTGCTGCTCGTGATGACCGCCGTGTTCGACAACGTCATGATCGGCATCGGGCTGGTCGGCTACGACGCCGCCCGGATCAGCGGGGTGTTCGTCGGCATCGCCCCGCTCGAGGACTTCGCCTACGCGATCGCGGCGCTCGTGCTGTTGCCGTCGGTGTGGGTGCTCCTCGGCGGGCCGAAGACGCCCCGGGCGCCCGCTGCGCCGGCGGCCGGCGGGGCCACGCCCGTGAAGGAGGCGCGCTCGTGA
- a CDS encoding prenyltransferase — protein sequence MNTIKALFVSSRPLSWINTAFPFAAAYVLTSLLAPTTTGYLGSYQPLSQADATSAVIFLGAENALGPVNWLVLIVGALYFLIPYNLAMYGINDVFDYESDLHNPRKGGVEGALLDRSLHRTTLRAAVITNVPFLVFLVAVGDPLSWLVLAVSVFAVIAYSAPGLRFKERPFVDSITSSTHFVSPAVYGLVLAGASFTPQLWALLGAFFLWGVASHAFGAVQDVLADREGGISSIATEIGARATVRLSVVAYLLAGVLLTFTEWPGPLAALLTLPYAISCAPWWNVTDDRAEEVNRGWRRFLALNFVSGFVVTMLMIWWVFLLN from the coding sequence GTGAACACGATCAAGGCCCTGTTCGTCTCGTCCCGGCCCCTGAGCTGGATCAACACGGCGTTCCCGTTCGCGGCGGCGTACGTGCTGACGTCGCTGCTCGCGCCGACGACGACCGGGTACCTCGGCTCGTACCAGCCGCTGTCCCAGGCCGACGCCACCTCGGCCGTCATCTTCTTGGGAGCCGAGAACGCGCTGGGCCCGGTGAACTGGCTCGTGCTGATCGTCGGCGCCCTCTATTTCCTGATCCCCTACAACCTCGCGATGTACGGCATCAACGACGTCTTCGACTACGAGAGCGACCTGCACAACCCGCGCAAGGGCGGCGTCGAGGGCGCGCTGCTCGACCGCAGCCTGCACCGCACGACGTTGCGCGCCGCGGTCATCACGAACGTCCCGTTCCTCGTGTTCCTCGTCGCGGTGGGCGACCCCCTGAGCTGGCTCGTGCTGGCCGTCAGCGTCTTCGCCGTGATCGCCTACTCGGCTCCCGGCCTGCGCTTCAAGGAGCGCCCCTTCGTCGACTCGATCACCTCGAGCACGCACTTCGTCAGCCCCGCCGTCTACGGTCTCGTGCTGGCCGGGGCGAGCTTCACGCCCCAGCTGTGGGCGCTGCTGGGCGCGTTCTTCCTCTGGGGCGTCGCGAGTCACGCCTTCGGGGCCGTGCAGGACGTGCTGGCCGACCGCGAGGGCGGCATCTCGTCGATCGCGACCGAGATCGGGGCCCGCGCGACGGTGCGCCTCTCGGTGGTGGCCTACCTGCTGGCCGGCGTGCTGCTGACCTTCACCGAGTGGCCCGGCCCGCTCGCGGCCCTGCTGACCCTGCCCTACGCGATCAGCTGCGCCCCGTGGTGGAACGTGACCGACGACCGGGCCGAAGAGGTCAACCGTGGGTGGCGGCGCTTCCTGGCGCTCAACTTCGTCAGCGGGTTCGTCGTGACGATGCTGATGATCTGGTGGGTCTTCCTGCTGAACTGA
- a CDS encoding MarR family winged helix-turn-helix transcriptional regulator codes for MDRRRSADGGEVTPPTDDTHAPLDLGSVDDDLAVDRGRPIGFWLKLVDGLIDRRFDEVLDEHGVTRRQWQLLNLLERGPATRAALDGAVAPFLDPATGESSSDHLAELVESGWVSLATDGVGDGRYALTERGSLAHRKLVDVVEGIRDETVRGAEPGAYETAVRFLRTAALNLGWRP; via the coding sequence ATGGACCGACGACGTTCCGCAGACGGAGGCGAGGTCACCCCGCCGACCGATGACACGCACGCACCTCTCGACCTCGGCAGCGTCGACGACGACCTGGCCGTCGACCGGGGGCGCCCGATCGGCTTCTGGCTGAAGCTCGTCGACGGGCTGATCGACCGGCGCTTCGACGAGGTCCTCGACGAACACGGGGTCACGCGCCGGCAGTGGCAGCTGCTGAACCTGCTCGAACGCGGCCCGGCGACCCGCGCCGCCCTCGACGGGGCCGTCGCGCCCTTCCTCGACCCGGCCACGGGCGAGTCGAGTTCGGACCACCTCGCCGAGCTGGTCGAGAGCGGCTGGGTGAGCCTCGCGACCGACGGGGTCGGTGACGGTCGCTACGCCCTCACCGAGCGCGGGAGCCTCGCGCACCGCAAGCTCGTCGACGTCGTCGAGGGCATCCGCGACGAGACTGTCCGGGGGGCCGAGCCGGGCGCCTACGAGACCGCCGTGCGGTTCCTCCGCACGGCGGCGCTCAACCTCGGCTGGCGCCCCTGA